From one Choloepus didactylus isolate mChoDid1 chromosome 24, mChoDid1.pri, whole genome shotgun sequence genomic stretch:
- the LOC119519723 gene encoding olfactory receptor 2G3-like has product MVMGRYNSTYGGGFILVGFSDQPWLERILFVLILIFYLLSLMGNGTIILVSCLDPQLHTPMYFFLTHLSFVDLIHVTCVSPQTLLNLGGQDKSISFVGCLVQLLITLGLGSTECVLLAMMAYDRYVAVCQPLHYFTLMPPQLCWKLASISWFLGFSNSLIHTPITMTLPRCGHHQINHFYCETPPMMQLACVDTTNYKKEFMMVSSIFLVFPLSLILVSYGHIAHSVLRIKTPGGRQKALGTCGSHLTVVSIFYSTIIYVYLTPKPKLSHDVTKFVALLYNLTPAFMNPIIYTLRNRDVKEAIRKLVMQKPKRGDIGFS; this is encoded by the coding sequence ATGGTGATGGGAAGATACAATTCCACATACGGAGGGGGCTTCATTTTGGTGGGGTTCTCAGATCAGCCATGGCTAGAGAGGATCTTATTTGTGCTCATCTTGATATTTTACCTTCTTTCACTCATGGGCAATGGAACCATTATTCTTGTCTCCTGCCTGGACCCCCaactccacacccccatgtatttcTTTCTCACTCATCTCTCTTTTGTTGATCTCATTCACGTGACCTGCGTCAGCCCTCAGACATTGCTAAATCTTGGGGGACAAGACAAATCTATAAGTTTTGTTGGGTGTCTGGTCCAGCTTCTCATCACCCTGGGTCTCGGAAGCACTGAGTGTGTTCTTCTGGCCATGATGGCCTATGATCGCTATGTTGCTGTCTGCCAGCCCTTGCATTATTTCACCCTCATGCCTCCACAGCTCTGCTGGAAACTGGCCAGCATATCCTGGTTTCTTGGCTTCAGCAACTCATTGATCCACACCCCTATCACAATGACCCTTCCCAGATGTGGGCACCACCAGATAAACCATTTCTATTGTGAGACACCCCCAATGATGCAGCTGGCCTGTGTGGACACCACAAATTACAAGAAGGAGTTTATGATGGTAAGTAGCATCTTccttgtttttcctctctcactGATCTTGGTCTCTTATGGGCATATTGCCCACAGTGTGTTGAGAATAAAGACACCTGGTGGGAGACAGAAGGCCCTTGGGACCTGTGGTTCTCATCTCACGGTGGTGTCCATTTTCTACAGTACTATCATCTATGTGTACTTGACTCCCAAACCAAAGCTCTCTCATGATGTGACAAAGTTTGTGGCACTGCTATATAATTTGACTCCAGCTTTCATGAACCCCATAATCTACACCTTGAGAAACAGAGATGTCAAGGAAGCAATCAGGAAGCTGGTGATGCAGAAACCAAAAAGAGGAGATATAGGTTTTTCCTAG